The Pyrenophora tritici-repentis strain M4 chromosome 3, whole genome shotgun sequence genome has a window encoding:
- a CDS encoding PpiB, Peptidyl-prolyl cis-trans isomerase (rotamase): MGKGTDKLYITHSEWSSSDAFGNARGANSSNRISAAGLSSTFKRLPFNYCAVSLQPFTDPVCTASGTIFDLTHILTWLSKHPDTNPVDGTLLKRADLITLNFTKNEDGEYVDPVTYKVFTDNTHIVALKKSGNVFAWDTVERLNIKAKNWQDLVSDDEFTRKDIITLQDPQSVESRDFSSFKHVKDGDTVVAEADSGVNKEALGNAAKILKAKEAVAKAREARKRGTNASKALANVPKNGAAASTMAAPKKPAYNAAVYTSGKAAASFTSTGVTPHTSGERALLSDEDYMLKPKRVKNKGYARISTSLGDLNIELLPEYAPRAVWNFVKLAQKGYYSHTIFHRNIKGFMIQGGDPTGTGRGGQSIWGKPFEDEFEGPERHNARGVLSMANKGKGTNTSQFFITYRAVPHLDRKHTIFARVVGGLDTTLRSMEIAEVGEKDKPVDDIEILDISVFVDPFEEWQKERKDKENKELEAEEIKRQGGIADDKTTWTGKRIRADGTVDNSSGEGLGVGKYLQAAKQEIQNQGDDEIIGYVDEEEDVAPVKKKAKTGGFGNFDAW; this comes from the coding sequence ATGGGCAAGGGAACCGACAAACTCTACATTACCCACTCGGAGTGGTCGTCCTCGGACGCCTTTGGCAACGCGCGCGGCGCCAACAGCTCAAATAGGATCTCTGCTGCCGGCCTCTCGTCGACGTTCAAGCGCCTGCCCTTCAATTACTGCGCCGTCTCGCTGCAGCCCTTCACAGACCCCGTATGCACGGCGTCGGGTACCATCTTTGATCTTACCCATATTCTCACCTGGCTGTCGAAACACCCGGACACAAACCCTGTCGATGGAACACTATTGAAGCGCGCCGACCTCATTACACTCAACTTCACCAAGAACGAAGACGGCGAATATGTAGACCCAGTGACGTACAAGGTCTTTACAGACAACACGCACATTGTTGCGCTGAAGAAGAGCGGCAACGTGTTTGCATGGGACACTGTGGAAAGGCTGAACATCAAAGCGAAGAACTGGCAGGACCTGGTTAGCGATGACGAGTTTACGCGCAAGGACATCATAACACTCCAAGATCCGCAGAGTGTCGAATCCAGAGATTTCAGCTCATTCAAGCACGTCAAGGATGGAGATACTGTTGTGGCCGAGGCAGACAGCGGTGTGAACAAGGAGGCGCTGGGCAACGCGGCCAAGATTCTCAAGGCGAAGGAAGCTGTCGCAAAAGCGCGTGAAGCCAGAAAACGAGGCACAAATGCATCCAAAGCCCTTGCAAACGTCCCCAAAAATGGCGCCGCAGCGTCGACCATGGCAGCGCCCAAGAAACCCGCCTACAACGCGGCCGTCTATACCTCTGGTAAAGCTGCGGCATCCTTCACGTCGACCGGCGTCACACCACATACCTCGGGCGAACGCGCCCTCCTCTCCGATGAAGACTACATGCTCAAGCCGAAGCGTGTCAAGAACAAGGGTTACGCGCGCATATCCACCTCTCTTGGCGATCTCAACATTGAACTTCTTCCCGAATATGCACCGCGCGCAGTATGGAACTTTGTGAAGCTAGCACAAAAGGGATACTACAGCCACACCATCTTCCACCGAAATATCAAAGGCTTCATGATACAGGGTGGGGACCCCACAGGCACAGGAAGAGGCGGCCAGAGCATATGGGGCAAGCCTTTTGAAGACGAGTTCGAGGGTCCGGAGAGGCATAACGCGAGAGGAGTATTGAGCATGGCAAATAAGGGCAAGGGTACCAATACGAGCCAGTTCTTCATCACGTACCGCGCGGTACCGCATCTCGACCGCAAACACACAATTTTCGCACGAGTAGTAGGCGGACTGGACACCACCTTGCGCTCCATGGAGATTGCAGAAGTCGGTGAGAAGGACAAACCAGTCGATGATATTGAAATTCTGGATATATCCGTCTTCGTAGACCCCTTCGAGGAGTGGCAGAAAGAGCGCAAAGACAAGGAAAACAAAGAACTAGAAGCCGAAGAGATCAAGAGGCAGGGTGGCATTGCTGACGATAAGACAACTTGGACGGGCAAGCGCATACGTGCAGATGGCACAGTTGACAACAGCAGCGGGGAAGGCCTGGGCGTAGGCAAGTACCTCCAAGCCGCGAAACAGGAGATACAAAACCAGGGTGATGATGAGATAATCGGCTACGTggatgaagaggaggatgtgGCGCCCGTCAAGAAGAAAGCCAAGACTGGTGGCTTTGGTAACTTTGATGCCTGGTAA
- a CDS encoding AdhP, Zn-dependent alcohol dehydrogenase, which yields MPSDMPSTCRAVVLEKVGAPWTIKEVPVSKPESGEVLVKVLACGVCHSDSFLHQGHLGDKVFPRVPGHEVIGTVIAVGDGEKKWKVGDRVGGGWHGGHDGLCKACNRGLFQMCENELINGVSRDGGYAEYCTLRSEAAVRIPADADPAEYAPLLCAGVTVFNGIRNMHIQQGDTVAIQGLGGLGHLALQYARKMGYRTVALSSSADKKDFAFQLGATDYIDTSKESAADGLQKMGGASLIVVTAPNPEIIGPLVNGLGPLGKLLVLAPVGDVPINTVSLVMGGRSVHGWPSGHGLDSEEAIDFAEKQGVKCMIEKFPFDKVEDAVQHMQSGKVRFRSVIVME from the exons ATGCCTTCAGACATGCCCTCTACTTGTCGTGCGGTGGTATTAGAGAAAGTCGGCGCACCTTGGACTATCAAGGAAGTCCCTGTCTCCAAGCCCGAGTCCGGCGAGGTCTTGGTTAAAGTACTTGCCTGCGGTGTCTGCCACTCGGACAGCTTCCTTCATCAGGGCCACCTCGGAGATAAGGTGTTCCCCCGTGTTCCTGGGCATGAGGTGATTGGGACGGTGATTGCCGTTGGCGATGGGGAGAAGAAGTGGAAGGTTGGGGATCGCGTTGGAGGAGGGTGGCATGGCGGACATGACGGGCTATGCAAGGCGTGCAATCGCGGTCTGTTCCAGATGTGTGAGAATGAGCTTATCAACGGAGTTAGCAGGGACGGCGGAT ACGCTGAATATTGTACCCTCCGCAGCGAGGCTGCAGTACGTATTCCGGCCGATGCGGATCCGGCTGAATACGCGCCTCTACTGTGTGCTGGCGTAACAGTTTTCAATGGCATACGCAACATGCACATTCAGCAAGGCGATACTGTCGCTATCCAGGGTCTTGGTGGGCTCGGTCATTTGGCGCTCCAATACGCACGTAAAATGGGCTACCGCACCGTTGCACTTTCTTCATCTGCCGACAAGAAAGACTTCGCGTTCCAATTGGGAGCAACTGATTACATCGATACGTCCAAGGAGAGTGCGGCAGATGGGCTCCAGAAGATGGGTGGGGCAAGCCTCATTGTCGTCACAGCGCCCAACCCCGAGATCATAGGTCCATTAGTCAACGGCCTAGGCCCACTAGGCAAACTACTTGTTCTCGCACCCGTGGGTGACGTGCCGATCAATACGGTTAGCCTGGTTATGGGAGGACGCTCGGTTCACGGGTGGCCGTCTGGCCACGGACTCGATAGCGAAGAGGCGATTGATTTTGCAGAGAAGCAAGGTGTAAAGTGCATGATTGAAAAGTTTCCGTTCGACAAGGTGGAGGATGCTGTACAGCACATGCAGAGTGGCAAAGTGAGATTCAGGAGTGTCATCGTCATGGAATAA
- a CDS encoding Mucin multi-domain protein produces the protein MLPTSLRAAVLALAFACSTEAATVSLASFIPRIDNLPTACNTVYRTDISGCTADDFKPGATCTDACVQGLSKIGASVSDKCAGVDAGELSIIGVFQNGLGIQSLCPGVTIPAISSSGAKPSTKSSTGATTTQAPLRTTLTSSASTVTSTTSSSTDDGDGDGDDDSTSSAPAPTSTADLTLDPNTSAVPPASTAQAGSSSSDSTPTSAPNAQLSNSDSGGGSPFDVVATGSSSQRETFGTAAVALFATTFLFVMCA, from the coding sequence ATGCTGCCCACATCATTACGCGCAGCCGTGCTGGCTCTCGCCTTTGCATGCAGCACAGAAGCAGCAACCGTTTCTCTTGCATCTTTCATCCCACGGATCGATAACCTACCCACAGCCTGCAACACTGTCTATAGAACAGATATCTCCGGATGTACCGCCGATGACTTCAAGCCTGGCGCAACATGCACAGATGCATGCGTGCAGGGTCTCTCCAAGATTGGCGCGAGCGTGAGCGACAAGTGTGCAGGTGTAGATGCCGGCGAGTTAAGCATCATCGGAGTGTTCCAGAATGGCTTGGGCATTCAGAGTCTTTGTCCAGGCGTCACAATTCCCGCCATCAGCTCAAGTGGCGCGAAACCAAGTACGAAGAGTTCGACCGGGGCCACGACTACACAGGCGCCATTGCGTACAACTCTCACAAGCTCGGCAAGTACAGTAACATCGACTACGTCAAGTTCAACCGACGATGGAGATGGGGATGGAGATGATGATTCGACAAGCTCAGCGCCTGCACCAACATCGACTGCAGATTTGACCCTGGACCCCAACACGAGCGCGGTACCGCCAGCATCCACTGCGCAAGCTGGATCGTCGTCATCAGATTCAACGCCAACCAGCGCGCCCAACGCCCAATTATCAAACTCGGACTCGGGCGGTGGGTCACCCTTTGACGTTGTAGCCACTGGTTCGTCTTCTCAACGAGAAACATTCGGCACAGCAGCGGTAGCCCTATTCGCAACAACATTCTTATTTGTCATGTGCGCATGA
- a CDS encoding S-(hydroxymethyl)glutathione dehydrogenase: MSADTVGKTITCKAAVAWEAGKDLSVEEIEVLPPRAHEVRIQIYYTGVCHTDAYTLSGKDPEGAFPIVLGHEGAGYVESVGEGVTNVKPGDHVVALYTPECKECKFCKSGKTNLCGKIRATQGKGVMPDGTSRFRCKGKDLLHFMGTSTFSQYTVVADISVVAITENAPMDRTCLLGCGITTGYGAAVITAGKGGVEAGSNIAVFGAGCVGLSVIQGAAKNKAGKIIVVDVNDAKEEWAKKFGATDFVNPTKLGKQSIQEKLIEMTDGGCDYTFDCTGNVNVMRAALEACHKGWGESIIIGVAAAGQEISTRPFQLVTGRVWKGCAFGGVKGRTQLPGLVSDYMKGDLKVDEFITHRQPLDKINQAFGDMKAGDCIRCVVNMRE, translated from the exons ATGTCCGCAGACACTGTTGGAAAG ACTATTACCTGCAAG GCCGCTGTTGCCTGGGAAGCCGGCAAGGACCTCTCGGTTGAGGAGATTGAGGTCCTCCCCCCCAGAGCACACGAAGTCCGTATCCAGATCTACTACACTGGTGTCTGCCATACCG ATGCCTACACACTTTCTGGCAAGGACCCTGAGGGTGCCTTCCCCATTGTCCTTGGACACGAGGGTGCTGGTTACGTCGAGTCAGTTGGAGAGGGCGTCACCAATGTGAAGCCCGGTGACCACGTCGTCGCTCTATA CACTCCAGAATGCAAGGAGTGCAAGTTCTGCAAATCCGGAAAGACCAACCTATGCGGTAAGATTCGCGCCACACAAGGAAAGGGTGTCATGCCCGACGGCACATCGCGCTTCAGGTGCAAAGGCAAGGACCTTCTCCACTTCATGGGCACTTCCACTTTCTCGCAATACACCGTCGTAGCAGACATCTCAGTCGTCGCTATCACCGAGAACGCACCCATGGATCGCACTTGCTTGCTCGGCTGCGGTATCACCACCGGTTACGGAGCTGCCGTCATTACTGCCGGAAAGGGTGGTGTTGAGGCAGGCTCAAATATTGCCGTCTTCGGTGCTGGCTGTGTCGGTCTATCAGTCATCCAAGGAGCCGCCAAGAACAAGGCTGGCAAGATCATTGTAGTCGATGTCAACGACGCCAAGGAGGAGTGGGCAAAGAAGTTTGGCGCAACCGACTTTGTCAACCCTACCAAGCTCGGCAAGCAGAGCATTCAGGAGAAGCTCATTGAGATGACCGATGGCGGCTGCGACTACACATTCGACTGCACAGGCAACGTCAATGTCATGCGCGCCGCTCTCGAGGCCTGCCACAAGGGTTGGGGAGAGTCCATCATCATTGGTGTCGCAGCTGCTGGCCAAGAGATCTCCACTCGCCCGTTCCAGCTCGTTACTGGCCGTGTCTGGAAAGGATGCGCTTTCGGTGGTGTCAAGGGCCGCACCCAACTCCCCGGCCTCGTGTCCGACTACATGAAGGGCGACCTCAAGGTCGACGAATTCATCACTCACCGACAGCCACTCGACAAGATCAACCAGGCCTTTGGTGACATGAAGGCTGGCGACTGCATTCGCTGCGTCGTCAACATGCGCGAATAA
- a CDS encoding AhpC-TSA-2 domain containing protein: MESQDSNTAATVPPPIVTSVPRPAPTQLPSPPHSRSDHMADPKPSMDVSDNTTPPFSPSSQTPVLQKEQEEFEGTAHVNNDIPTQKDLSAVGDFLILDAQGKSTPFKDIYQAPHVASRQLIIFIRHFFCGNCQEYIRTLASSVKPEDLLALPTPTSITVIGCGRPDLIPMYIEATGCPFPIYAEPTRKLYDHLGMTRTYNLGSKPQYMQTHLLINSVQSIFQGLSTGRKALKGGDFKQVGGEFMFENGECTWAHRMKTTRGHAEVSELRNLIGLDGTRPPIRRKWSHGVKGQEKERKRVMSWGRLRSRSKSTQDSSIDGSRAATPEKIVEEDPKQLAGHSTA, translated from the exons ATGGAGTCTCAAGATAGTAACACGGCCGCGACTGTGCCTCCACCCATTGTGACTTCAGTACCTCGACCAGCACCCACACAACTACCCTCACCACCACATTCACGATCCGACCACATGGCCGACCCCAAGCCCTCGATGGATGTCTCCGATAACACGACTCCGCCCTTCTCACCCTCGAGCCAGACACCTGTCCTGCAGAAAGAGCAGGAAGAGTTTGAGGGTACCGCCCATGTCAACAACGACATACCGACACAAAAGGACCTGAGCGCCGTCGGCGACTTCCTCATACTGGACGCCCAAGGCAAAAGCACACCGTTCAAGGATATCTACCAGGCACCGCATGTCGCGTCACGACAGCTGATCATCTTCATACGGCACTTTTTCTGTGGG AACTGTCAGGAATACATCCGCACGCTCGCTTCATCCGTAAAGCCCGAAGACCTCCTTGCGCTACCCACACCTACGTCCATCACTGTCATCGGATGCGGCAGGCCCGATCTCATACCCATGTACATTGAGGCCACGGGCTGTCCCTTCCCCATCTACGCCGAACCTACGCGCAAGCTCTACGACCATTTGGGTATGACACGCACCTATAATCTCGGCTCGAAGCCCCAATACATGCAAACTCACTTGCTCATCAACTCGGTTCAATCAATATTTCAAGGCCTCAGCACAGGCAGAAAAGCGCTAAAGGGCGGCGACTTTAAGCAGGTTGGCGGAGAGTTCATGTTCGAGAACGGAGAATGCACATGGGCGCATAGAATGAAGACTACACGAGGCCATGCCGAGGTGTCAGAACTGAGGAACTTGATCGGGCTGGATGGCACACGGCCGCCTATTCGGAGGAAGTGGAGTCACGGTGTCAAAGGGCAGGAGAAAGAACGGAAGAGGGTCATGAGTTGGGGAAGACTTCGAAGTAGGAGCAAGAGCACCCAGGACTCTTCGATAGACGGTAGTAGGGCGGCAACGCCGGAAAAGATTGTAGAAGAGGACCCTAAGCAACTTGCAGGGCACTCTACGGCTTGA
- a CDS encoding SET domain containing protein yields MESTSLPAAPAGNEYYEVRAIPGKGYGCFALKPIARGTRILVEDPLLIVPIADYMLCDIEKAFEELTPEQKKLYFTLHSGHGQDPKQWPSHIHESVQPKERQRIEEQHAARIGKEPTLISVFQINCMEMNAGAAIFPYAARFNHACNPNACFSWNEKIGKETIHIIKDVATDEEITLSYCDMLHDKALRSYDCKHYGFVCDCPACGKDEDESTFAYQSAERRYRLQELERATRFLRGVNLSEGAKQDDFVQKLLEMAALHTFEGDYTARLAAVFLDIALVCEHRGDFKMAEVAGVRALQVKKDCQGTDFPNYTKYADSLHRIKTKLAMVEAQRGA; encoded by the exons ATGGAGTCTACCAGTCTTCCCGCAGCTCCAG CAGGCAATGAGTACTATGAAGTCCGGGCGATTCCTGGCAAAGGCTACGGTTGCTTTGCACTGAAACCCATCGCGCGCGGTACCCGAATCCTAGTGGAGGATCCACTGTTGATAGTCCCTATCGCCGACTACATGCTATGCGACATCGAGAAGGCCTTCGAAGAGCTGACGCCTGAACAAAAGAAGCTATATTTCACTCTGCATTCCGGTCATGGTCAAGATCCGAAACAGTGGCCATCCCATATCCATGAATCAGTACAGCCCAAGGAGCGTCAGCGAATCGAGGAGCAGCATGCAGCGAGAATTGGCAAGGAACCTACTCTGATCAGCGTCTTCCAGATAAACTGCATGGAGATGAACGCGGGTGCGGCAATCTTTCCGTACGCCGCGCGATTCAACCATGCTTGCAACCCAAACGCATGTTTTAGCTGGAACGAAAAGATTGGAAAAGAGACGATTCACATCATCAAAGACGTGGCTACCGACGAAGAGATTACCCTATCTTACTGCGACATGCTGCATGACAAGGCGTTGCGTTCGTACGACTGCAAGCACTACGGCTTCGTTTGCGACTGCCCAGCATGTGGTAAAGACGAGGATGAGTCGACCTTCGCCTATCAGAGTGCCGAGAGACGCTACAGGCTCCAGGAGCTGGAGAGGGCGACCCGATTCCTTCGCGGCGTTAACTTGTCCGAGGGGGCCAAGCAGGATGACTTTGTCCAGAAGCTGCTCGAGATGGCGGCTCTTCACACGTTCGAGGGTGACTATACTGCCAGGTTGGCCGCAGT ATTTCTTGATATCGCGCTAGTCTGCGAGCACAGGGGCGACTTTAAGATGGCTGAGGTGGCGGGTGTCAGGGCTTTGCAGGTCAAGAAAGACTGCCAAGGCACTGACTTTCCTAACTACACCAAGTACGCAGATTCGCTTCATCGCATCAAAACGAAGCTGGCCATGGTGGAGGCGCAGAGGGGTGCATAG